Part of the Paenibacillus guangzhouensis genome is shown below.
TCAAGCTAACTATCGGCGGTAAAATGAGACTGCATATGAACAAATAAAACCATAAGTCGCGCCCTGGGAATTTGATGCGAGTCAGTCCGTAGCTGATCAGTACGGAGCTAAGCACCTGCCCAACCGTTACAGAAACGGATATGATCACAGTATTCATCAACGCACTTAAAAAGTGAATTTGTTCAGCGCCTTTCCAGAAGTTGCTCCACCGGAATTCGGTCGGATACCATTCCGGCGGTACTTTGAAGAGTCCATCGCTATTTTGCAGCGCAATCGTTAGCATCCACAAAATGGGATACACCATCGACAGCGCAGCAATCAACAGAACAATGAAGCGTATTGATCGAATAGTGAAGCTCTGTGGCATTCTACCTCTACTCTCCTTACCCATTAATTATTCATTGATAATGCACGTAACGATTAAGACGGAATGCAAAGATCGTAACGATCAGAATAATCACTACAAGCACCCATACCTCCGCCATCGCATAACCGAAATCATGCCCGCCGAACGCTCTGCGGTAAATATCGAAGTTCATTAGATTGATATTCGGATTCACCGAATCCTTACTTCCATTCAACAGAGCCGGCTGAATGAAAGCTTGAAACGCATTAATCAAGCCAGTAATAAACTGCAGCAGTAAAATTGGGGTAATCATCGGGATCGTCACATGCCAGAATCGGCCCCATTTTGTTGCGCCATCGATCTGAGCCGACTCGTAGATATCGTTAGGAACCGATTGCAGTCCACTCAAGAAAATGATCATGTTCGCACCAACTCCCCAAAGCATCAATATAACCAAGGACAAAATTGCTGTCTTCGAATCGTTCAGCCAATCGGGTCCCTCGATGCCAAACACACGCAGAACGTTATTAAGCAATCCGTATTGCGGTTGATAGATGAACAACCACAACGTCGTCGAAGCGACAGCGGGTAGAACGACCGGCAAATAGAACAGTGTACGGAAAATTTTAACTCCAGCAATCGGTTTGAACAGCAACAACGCCAACAGAAGCCCGAGTACAAGTCCGAGTGGAACACCCAATCCTGCGTACAAGAATGTGAGTCGGACCGAGCTCCAGAATAATGGATCAACCGTAAACATATGCACATAGTTTTTCAGACCGACAAATTTTGGTGTATCGAACCCGCTCCACTCAGTCATCGAATAGTACACGGACGATAGCAGCGGGTAAGCTACAAAGGTGAGAAAACCGATGATCCCCGGCAAGATGAACAAGTAGCCAATCCGGATTTCATTATGACCGCGACGGGACGCTCGGGTGGATACTGGCTTCATGCAAACTTCCCTCCTCTTCTTGAAAGGCCCACTTCCATACAAATTCGCCAAACAGGCTATTGGCTCAAGCGAACCATGGTCGAGTAAATGTCTTAGGCTGCTGGGGATCAAAACTCTCGTGCATAAACCCCGTCTCCGCTGTCGTCTGGAGTAGCATTTGGATGATTTCGTCTCGCTCATCTTGATAGACCGACGTAAGACCCTGTATAATGAGCCCGATATGCCAAACGTAACCTTCCGGCGTGTGCGGTGAGCCTACCCCCCGCGCATATTTGCCTTCATAATAGTAAGGGTTATTCTGGCTCAAAACGAAAGCGCGAGTATTCCGATAAACCGAGTCATCTGCCGCCCGATAGCCAAGATACGGAATCGACAGTAGACTGGGCACATTTGCATCATCCATCAAGTTGTAGTTGCCGAATCCGTCTATCTCGTAGGCATAAATCGGACCATGAAATGGATGGTGAAAGATGCCGTAGGTTTGAATACCAAACTCGATTTCGTCTCGAAGTTGCCTTGCATAGGACTCTAGTTCAAAGTCAAGGTAGATTTCCGTCGCAAACTCAATAATGTGCCCAAGTACGACCACGGCAAACATATTTGCCGGGACTAGGAAGCCAAATTTGCAAGCATCGTCACTAGGCCGGAATCCGGACCATATCATGCCTGTATAGTTCGTACGGGTTCCTCTCCCTCGGAACGGAATCGTATCCGACGGCAGCACGCGATGCTCTGCGCTTCGTTCGAAGGAATATGGCGATTTCTCATTATGATGCTGCTCCGTCTGCATTGTTTGCACAATCAGACACAAAGCTTCATGTAATGTGTCATTGAACAGCTTCGTGTCGCGAGTTGCTTCCCAGTAATCCTTTGCCAATTGCACCGGATAGCATAATGAATCGAGCTCGAATTTACGTTCCCAGATGTGTGGCCCCATCTCCGTAATATCTGTTTGATGTCCAGAGCCGTCCGGCTCTTTATTGAAGGCGTTTGCATAAGGGTCAAGCAAAATATACTGGGCTTGCCTATGAATTAACCCCCGAATCATTCTCTGCAAATCCTCATCTTCCCGGCTTGCTGCAATATAAGGCCTCACTTGCGCCGAAGAATCTCGCAACCACATCGCGGGGATGTCTCCGGTGATGACGAAGGTCGTATTGTCAGACAAAAGCTCAACGGTTGTCTCCAATGTATTCGGGTAGCACTTCCTAAACATCTCAACAAGCTCAGGTTGAGATGTAGAGAACTTTTTCTTGATCATATCGATCCTGTCATAGATCGAAGTGTACATGTTCTTCACCTCTTCGTATGTAGGTTTGATCCGATGAACAGATTGTATTACGAAAACATTTGGTATGTCAATATATTTATTCATAATATATTACAATCCAAACATATCAATACAAAATATCGTTGTAATATTTTCCCTCCTAGTTCCTAGATGTGTTCAGAATAACAATGCTTACAGTTCATATTGCAATCCTATAAATTAAATGGTATGTTTGGTATATTATAAATAAAGAAGGATGAATGAGATGAGCGTTACCTTGTATGAGAAAATATATCAAGCGATCTTGAAAGATATTAAATCAGGTAAATTAAAAGAGGGTGATCGAATCCCTACTGAATTAGAACTGGCCGAGCAGTTCAATGTGAGCCGCATTACATCGAAGAAAGCTCTCGGAATATTGTCGAATGCTCGACTTATCGAACGCCATCGAGGCAAAGGATCGTATGTCGCCAAGGTTTTGCCGGATCTGAATCAGCTGGAACTTTCTGAACCGCAACATGAAGCCCCAGAACCCCCTTCACATGACAACTGGAAGCTGATCGGCGTTATTTTGCCTGATTTTACTGAGTCTTTCGGCTCTAAGCTGCTGCGGGCTATTGAACTCAAATGCGCCGAGCGGCACATACGGATGATTCTTAAGCTCACGCACGACAGCCGGGAAGAAGAAGAATTCTCCATTCGTTCACTTGTGAAGATGGGCGTCGACGGTTTGATTATTTTACCTGTGCACGGTGAGCATTATAATAGTGAACTGCTGCGATTGGTGCTGGATGGGTTTCCTCTTGTGCTGTTGGACCGATATTTAAAGGGTATCCCCGCCTGCTCAGTTTGCACCAATAACAAAAAGGCCGCTTACGAGCTGACGCAGCTGTTGACCGATAGCGGCCACAGCCACATCGCTTTCCTGTCTACACCACCCGAGAACACGTCCACGATCGAAGATCGGATTCTGGGTTATTCAGAAGCAATGCTGCATAGTGGGGTCGGCGTCGAGCACCAATATATCAACACTGCACTATATTCAACTCTGCCGAACCATCAACACGAGGGGCATATTTTGAAGGACCAGCTCATGTTGAGAGACTTTATCGACCAGCATCCTCAGATCACAGCCTTTGTCGTGTGCGAATATTTGCTTGCCGTCAATCTGCAGAAAGTCATACAAGAAATGCAAACGACAAGAACATTCGAAATTGTATGCTTCGACTCCATGGAGCATCCGATCTCCAGCCCCTTGTTCAGCTACGTACGTCAGGATGAAGTGACGATGGGTCACCAGGTGGTGGAGCTCTTGAACAAGCAATGGGACAACAAAGAGGTGCCTACACTAAGCATTATTGAGCATTCGCTTGTTATCAAGAGCAACCGGTAGGCGGTTGCTCGACCTTAAGGAGAGTCCTCAGCCTCTCAACCGTCGCCCCTCTGGCAATGTACTTACCTCAAGAGAGACAGTTATGTTGCAAAAATATAATGTATAGAGTAGTTTCAAGCGCTGAGGATAATCGTTTCGCTGAGCAATCACTTAATCCGAATGATGATGATACAACGTGTGCTGCACAATATATGAAAAGAGATAGAACTGCCTTAAGTCCTGTAACTTAGTTGCTAGAATAATGTCGGAAGGGATATATTGGAGTATTTTAAAATGCTGATTAGTTATACAAATTAGACTATTTGAACAAACTTGATTATAGATGCACCTATAATGGATCAGTGGCAAATGTGGCTTGGTTAATATTATGGAAAAAGATACAATAATGATTTCAAACAATGATTAACATACAACTTCTAATTTAGAATGTTGGATTATTTTTCCTAATTTATATTGACGATTATCGTTTTCAAAAGGCTAGATAGACTTTGATTATTTTTAGAAGTAGCATTTAGCTTCTCGTATAGCAATATAATAAAGGTGTTCGCTTCGTTCATACACCTAGGGAGTCTGATTTCTCAATCAAGCCCTAATGGGAATGTTGCAATCCCTCCTTTGACTTCGGGCCAGATTGTCCCGAGCTATCTCTATCCAGATACAGAAATACCGCCCATTGTCCAATTAAGGCGGTATTTCTGTATCTGGTATATACCGGACTATTTACACTTCCTATAAAAAAGGTAAAGCAAAACACGGGTGCCAACCAACTTCTCGGGACCTGCGTTGTAGCTATTTATAAACTAATAGTGTCCTGTTAGTGTTTAACCCGCTTCGCCATGAATATATCTAAAGCCTGCTCAACATAGGTTTGTAATTTAAAGGAGAAGTAATGCCACCTGGTACCTCTTTCTTTTCAATGAACGGAACTAGAGTTGCTTTTAATTGAATCCGCTTAGTATACAAATAAGTTACATTTTTATTTCTCTAATTTTCACATTAATCTTAGGAATATAAATACTAGTCTTGCTTTCATATCCAGAGTCAGTGCCAATAAAAATCCAAAGATCTCCTTTAGCATTTGTCTTTATAATAAATGGGTTGTTTTTGTTAGTGAATGTTTTTAACTCATAGCTATCGTCATCAGACTTGAGTTTTGCTAAATTACCAAGTAATAATGAATTTTTGCCATCTTCGGATTGATCCCCCTTATCAATATTCATCAAATAAAAGCCTTCCTTATTTAGCTGGGGTTTAGGTTCTTGCGTTGTTACTCCCGCTTTCACATATACACTTTCCCCTGGCGATCCACCTACTCCTATAAGACCACTACTAGCGTTTGTAGCTATCTCGAAGTCAAATGTCACACTATAGGTGGTATTTGGTTTTAATTTTGAACCTTTGAGTAAATTTTTCTTCACAAACATAAACAAGTCATCACTACGGTTAACACCACTTAAAAAAAGCGCTTTATTCTTATTGTTCAGCTCTTTAGGCATTGGCTTATGAGAATAATTAAGTTGATATATGGATTTGTCTTGTTCTGGATAATCCGCAAAGCCACCAATCCAACCGTCAGTATTTCCATTTAACTTAGAAGCAATAGTCAATTCTTTTCCTACTAGAAATTCGGATACTAATTTTATTTTTGAAACATTTGAATTGTTATTTAAAAGTTCAATCTCCTTCTTAGTTAGTTTTGCTGAAAATCCTTCCATGCCTTTACTATAAGTTAGTTCTTTATTAATTTTTCCGATATTCTTTTCTAGGGCTGCATACTCTTTTTCATCAACATGTGAATTGAAAGTAACAATACAAGAAAATTTGTCTGAGACTTTCGCATTTTTTAATTTCGCATACAATTCATTCGAAATATGCATTGGCTGAATAGAAACTTCATCCGAGGATTTTTTCTCAGCAAAAACGAGAGTATTCATATCGACGGAAGAAATTATTCCTCCAATTGCAATGGTAGCTGCAAGAGTAATGGCTATTTTTTTTCGATTAAGTAATTTCATTAATTTCTCCTACTTTCATTGTTATTTAAGATTTTGCAATATCCCGATGACTAATATATATACAATGAGCTATTTCTCGGATATTTACATTTAGATAATCGCTTGTCAATTCACTTTAAAATTAACTTCTGGGTATTTTTCGGACAGCTTTTCTAGGGCCGAAATATTCCCTCCCTGTTTCACATAGAGGTCAAAAAAAGCGAGACTGAATTCATTAATAATACGATGAACATAACGCGGATCTTCGCCCGGACTTCGTAATAATGGTGACATCAGATGAAAATCACTGAAGCTTGTATGATCCGTATTAGGAATGATCAACGACATGCCGCCACCAGCAAGCGCACATTTTTTGCGATGCTTCTCTTCTATAGAAAATTCATCGGAATCATCTTCACTCATCTCCGCACTCATGAGCAGAAACGGTTTGCCAATCCCCGATTCTTTAATCTTTGCCCCATATAACGTACCATCCATATCAATGGCTGCATTGATGCGGGAATCTTCCGCCAACATTTGGGCTGCGGTAGCTCCACCGTAAGAATGCCCGAACATCCCAATTCGAGAGGTATCGATTTTTCCTTTAAAGCGGTCGTCTAACCCCCCTCGGTTAAGCTTCTCAACTTGATCAAGCACAAAAGCGACATCATCCTTCCATAACTGAATATGGCGGTCTCCATCGGAAAAACCAGTAATATTAGTTGATTGAAAATAAGCGGTTCGACCATCTGGATAGACGGTAGCCGCAGCATTATAGGCATGGTCGATACATATCACGATATAACCCTGACTCGCTAACTCCTCGACTTCAAACGTGTTTTGATTACGAAAACCGTTAAAACCATGGGAGAATAACAAAACGGGATATTGTTTCTCCGCATTTGATATCCGGGCTTCTGTGAACGCATTCGTTTTCACCGAATCCAAGTGGCTAAAAGTGAATGCGGGGATGGACAAATCTCCTTCCAGCCCCTTTCCAACTTCACGTGCATTGCGGAGATAAGGCTCGCGATTCCCCTCTCCTTCATCGCCTGCCGGATAATAAATCTGGACCATCAGTTCACGACGATCTCTAGGATCTTTCGTATACGGTTGTTCCCGTTGATGATCTACCCAGTAAAACAGCGTTGTCCCGACCATAAACGGTCCGTTTGGCTTTGGAAGTGAGAACATTGGCATGATTGTAGGCAATGCAACCGCAACAGACAAATATATGCACAGTAACAATGTCTTAACCGTGATCTGTAGCCAATTCCTGACGTTTATTTTCCGTATTTTCAATAGAAAGCACACTGTCAATATAACTGGAGAAAAATATGCCGGAATCATCTGCCAACGATAGCCTTCAACGGTAAGCTGTACGATAAGCAAACAATAAGCAACTGTCATAGCGATGATAGACCAACGTTTTCTTCCTGTTTCTGTAAATAATATCCATGCCAGAAGAACGAAATTAACAATTATAAAACCAATCTCCCAAAATCTCATCGATGTCCTCACCTGTCTTCATTTTCATTATCAAAAATTTATATGTACTACCATTTAGTTTTTTTATCTTGAGTACTTGTACTTTTAGTACTACAAAATTATTTTAAGTACAATACTAATATATACGAATAACAAGCTGAGAAAAACGGCAACTTGAAGTATTGTTTTTCCCAGCTCTCTCGAAATAAACTTAGTCTTGCTTCACAATTCCATGCAATATGATATCTACTATCATTGAAAGAGATTGTTGTACTGTGATTTGACTGGAAGCTATATTACGCTGATCGAAAATCGATGTCATTAACAAATTGAGTGTTTGGATCAATGATGGAATATCCATCGGACGAAAATCACCACTGTGGATGCCTTTTTCTATAAGGCTAGTAATTATATCCCACTCGTCATTTATGGCTTGTTCCATTTCCCTCCAACGTTCTGGGTAGTATCGCCGGAGTTCGACCAGTAATCGTACGTAGCTGTTCTGAAAATCATGAGGTACAATCAAGAGTATACCTTTTAATTTTTCAGGTATGGTCAAATTTGAATCTTGGATAACTTCACGGAAACGTCTTTCGGTTTCTTCGTTTACTTGCTGTATCACATAACCTATAAGTTCATCCTTGGACGGAAAATGCTCATATAGTGTGCTTTTGCTTACACCTAAATCATGTGCTAAATCACTCATTGTAAATTTAATCCCTTTTTCATGAAATAGTACGATAGCAGTTTTGGCAATCCGTTCTTTCATCTCTATTTCACCTCTCAAAATAAGATCACACGATAGTACCGATAGATACCTTGCAGTACTCTGGGTACAATTTTAGTGTAACTCTTTATCTCTTTGAGGTCAAATGTGGCTGAGATTTGCAACAACATATAGGTTAGACGTTTTCAGCAATATATACTGCAGTCAAAAAATTTGAATTGACCCATTGTAAAACCTAACATAACAAGAGAAAACCATTTACATATATCTGAGAGAATTGTTAGCCTTTCAATTCTTTCACCATAATACGGTTGCCAAAAAGCTATAATTATAGATAAGGCTATTAACATGGGTGTTTGATCTGAAGTGTAACGATGAACAGAATGCAGCTCCGGCTAATGATATGATTAAGCCACATTAGGAGGACAGATTATACTAAACCCCATGCATAGAAATTTTATGAGTCGTAAGAGGTTACTCCTCACTGCTAAGTTTAAATTGATTAATGTTCTCTTTAAGGTTGTTGGCTGTTTTAACGACAGATGTAACTGTCTCTCCAAGTTTAGATACAGACCCCTTCTGGGTTTCTGCTGCCAGCATCATAGAATTCGCCTCCTGAGATGTAGCATAAGAGATTCCAGTCAAAGATTCTACAGATGCGCTGATTTCCTCAGAACTTGCAGCAAGTTCTTCTGATACACTACTTAATTGTTGGATCTCATCATTTAATAGGTTCATGTTATTTACGATATCAGTGAACAAGTCTTTTACGTCATGGATGAGATTTACACCATTATCTACCTCAGCTTTCACTCGAAGTACAGAGGTAGAAGATGCTTCAACATCTTTAGTAATGTTAGAGATGACTGTTAATATTTCTTCTGCTGCCGTCTGAGTTTGTTCAGACAACTTTTTAACTTCAATAGCTACTACTTCAAATCCTCTGCCATGTTCTCCAGCACGTGCAGCTTCGAGACTGGCATTTAAAGATAATAAGTTCGTTTGACTAGTAATATTAGAGATAACCGAGGCAAGGCTGTTGATATTCGAAGTGCGGTCTACTAAAGTACCTATATGTTCCATTAGATTTGACAGGGATGAAGAAATGTCACTCATTTGGTTTACGGTATTCCCAACTGCCTCGACACCTTGAGCGGCTTTGTAATTGGTAATGCTCGAAAGACTTCCGATTTCAATTGCACTGTTAGCTACTTCAGAGATACCGGTTGCATTAGCTTGTAATGCAGTAGACACCTCAGACGCACTATCTTTCTGTGTATTAGAAGACTCCGCAACACTATAACATGAATCCGAAATTATATCAGCTGATTGGTTAACTGCCTCTGTTTCAGTACTCAGAATATCCGTAACTCTGTTAAGAGTATTAACACTTCCATTAATCTCATGTCTTAGAACTTTCAAACGCTCTAGAAGAGATGAATAGGTTACGGAAAGCTCCCCTATTTCATCCTTGGAGTTTATAATCATTTTATCAACAGTAAGATCCCCCTTTGCTAGTCTTTGAAGTTTAGATGAAATCGAACGCAATGGAATAGCGAGGGTCAATTGAATTCTTAAAGAAAAGATCAACGCTAAAACCATTGTCACAATAATCATGGTCATTGTTATAATGATAGTATTTCTAGTAAGGGAAGAAAGCTCAGAATCATAAAGTACTCCCACTGCTTTCCAACCAGTCAATTCATTTGTAACGAAGTACAATGTTGCATCTTTACCATTTACTTTAGTGTCGATATTTCCGTGCTTAGAGTTAAGTTTCTGATAGTCATCCCCAATTAACTCTTCACCTGCTTTAATACTTGGATGCGCTAGGATTTTATTGTGGTCATCAAGGATATACGTGTATCCTTCTTCACCAATATTCATTTCATTAGCTACACTCGTAAGGTATTTAGATAGCAACAGGTTAACACACATGACCGCTTTGCCGTCATCAGTTGTTTTAGAAATAGATACCACAGTATTCTGAGATTCTAATGAAAAATATGGTTCTGATATTACCACGCTCCCTTTATTCTCAATAGCTTTGGTATACCACTCGTGCTTACGTGCATCGTAATCTTTTGCAAATTTTCTTTGTGGTTCCATGACAAAAGATCCATCTATTGCTACGAGCGAGATAACCTCTGTATCATCTTCGTGTACTGATTTAAACCGCTTGAAGAAAGATTGAATTTCTGGATTAGATGCCATATTAAGAGTAGGGTTCTGCACTAGTCCCTGATACATTTCTGGTTTAATTGATCTGGTTAGGATATCAATATCTTTCATAATAGGTTCTACAACTCGATCAATAAGAATATTCAAGCCGTGAACCTGTTTTTTAGCTGACTGTTCAATTTCATAAGATATTGCAGATTTAGATGTAGTATAAGATAGGAATCCTATTAAACAGCTTGGCAGTAAAACCATAAGCATAAAAATCAAAAATAACTTTCTACCAATACCTCGCCTAGTCAAAACACTAGTCATATTCTTTAACATCTTGATACCTCCGAATGTTAATCTTGATGAAGTTTTTTCTATTTCGATAGAAAAGCAACGCTGGACATTTTGCCGGAACAGTCACTTTATGAACTAAAATCTAATTTATTTTGTTTAATCAAATCAGCCATTCGTTTCTCCATGAGAGGAATAAATGGCTGTTTTCGGTGGATGATTTTTATTGAAAAAAGTTCATCTCGCTTGAAGAATTAGCCGCCTCAATGTAGCGCTATTTAGAAAATCCCATGATGGCTAACTAGTACTTTCAACTCCAGGAGGCTGGCTCTGGCGTTACTATCCTTAGCATTGACTAAAGGGATATGCCTTCATCTTATCTCTAGGTCAGTAGATCATATTTCTTTTTCCGGGCTCTAACCTAAACGTAAATTTCTTTACTAGTCTTGTTGCTCTGATGAAATTCCTTCGTTTGAACTATTTTAGATTTTCGGGGTTTAGCTTTTCCAGTTCTAGAACCACGAAACGTCCGTCTTTTCGGATTAGTCGATCATCAAACCAAATCTCTCCTCCACCATACTCTGAGCGTTGGATCATCACCATGTCCCAGTGGATTGCTGATTCATTCCCATTGGATGCATTATCGTAGCATCGCCCCGGTGTGAAATGAAAGCTACCTTCGATTTTCTCATCGAACAAAATATCCTGCATTGGTTCCCTAATTACTGGATTTACTCCTATTGCAAATTCCCCTATATAACGTGCACCTTCATCCATATCTAAGATTTTGTTTAACCTCTCAGTATTGTTTGCTGTCGCATTGATGATTTTCCCGTCTTTAAACTCCAATCGAACGTTTTCGAAGGTAAATCCCTGGTATGGCGAAGGTATGTTAAATGTGATAACACCATTCACTGAATTACGAACCGGAGCGGTATATACTTCTCCATCCGGAATATTGTTTACACCAGCACATGGTATTGCCGGGATATCTTTAATCGAAAAAGTAAGCTCCGTACCTGGCCCTTGGATTTTAACGCGGTCTGTCTTCTCCATCAAATCTTTCAAAGATTCCATGGCAATTGCCATTTTACCATAGTTCACGTTGCAAACATCAAAATAGAAGTTTTCAAACGCTTCTGTACTCATACTTGTCAGCTGTGCCATAGATGGAGTCGGATAACGTAAGTAGATCCATTTTGATTTCAGAAACTTCTTCATAGTAGGTTGGTAATGTAAAGAAAACAGCTGCATTTTGTCATTGGGTACATCTGACATCTCGTAGATGTTCTGCCCACCATCGATAATAATACAAGCTTGCATTTTTTGGATCTGATATTTATCAACATCAGCCCAGGTCTTAAACTGTTCTTCCGTCCCTTCTAATAAAAGCTGTCGACGTACAGAGATATCGTGCAGATTTACGAATGGGTTCCCACCTACTCTCTGCACGGCTTTGACAAGTTCTTTTGCTAATAATGTATCGATTCCAGTTGAATCTATTAATACATTGTCGCCCTTTTGCACATTTGTAGAATAGTTTACGAGCATATCAGCTAAATCCGTAAGTCGTTGATCGAACATACATTAACACCTCTCCTATCGGTTTTTAGAATAAAGAAGAAGGAAACTATATCAAGTCTTCTCCCCTATTGGTATTTGGTGTTCACATGTTAGTAATAATCGATGTTGCATGTTTTCATATAAGTACCAACCTGCTGATCCGTCGAATTTCCTTCGACTCTTCATCTTTGATAGAAATTCCCTCTACCTTTACATTAATCTCTATAGCGCAAGTCCTGTCATTTTTTGAACCGCCTCACGGATGTTTAGCTATAATTTATGACACACTTCATGAATTTACATACCGTACACGACAATAACTCGCAAGTCTATAACGACTTCAAACTCACGACGGACACACCCTTTTGCATGTTCTTCCACTCAACACCTTCATACAGTCATCCGATAGTCCACCTGACATAGCAGCAATCCCTGGAGTTTCAAGCGCAGCAAGGCCAGCTATTGTGGCAACGACATCATCGGATATCTGAATGCTCCCTCCTTGCTTGTTCAATTGTGTCTCAACCATAGTTATTTCCCTTTCTGTCACTCCCGGTTTTTAACCCCCTGACTCCAAATGTGTTTTGATGGCTAAACCCTCAAAACCTAAATATTTTGGAAAAACCATCGTCAGTTCACTTTAAAATTAACTTCCGGGTATTTTAGAGCCAGCCTTTCTAAGGATGAGCTGTCGCCTGTCTGTTTCACATAATGATCAAAGAAAGCAAGACTGAATTCGTTAACGATACGATGAACTGAACGTGGATCTTCGCCTGGGCTTCGCAATAAAGGTGAGATCAAATGAAAATCAGTGAAGCTCATATGATCAGTGTGAGGGATGACCATCGACATGCCACCACCGGCAAGAGCACGTTCATTTCGGACTTTTATTAGCATGGGATCTTCAAGGGGATCATCGAGTATCTCTGCACTCATTGACAGATATGGTTTGCCGATTCCTGTATCTGGCACATTTGAGCCATATAACAGTCCGTCCATATTAATGGCTGCTTTGATGCGGGTGTCTTCCACAAGCATTTGCGCAGCGGTAGCTCCACCATAAGAATGGCCAAACATTCCGATTCGAGAGGTGTCAATCCTT
Proteins encoded:
- a CDS encoding carbohydrate ABC transporter permease, with translation MKPVSTRASRRGHNEIRIGYLFILPGIIGFLTFVAYPLLSSVYYSMTEWSGFDTPKFVGLKNYVHMFTVDPLFWSSVRLTFLYAGLGVPLGLVLGLLLALLLFKPIAGVKIFRTLFYLPVVLPAVASTTLWLFIYQPQYGLLNNVLRVFGIEGPDWLNDSKTAILSLVILMLWGVGANMIIFLSGLQSVPNDIYESAQIDGATKWGRFWHVTIPMITPILLLQFITGLINAFQAFIQPALLNGSKDSVNPNINLMNFDIYRRAFGGHDFGYAMAEVWVLVVIILIVTIFAFRLNRYVHYQ
- a CDS encoding glycoside hydrolase family 125 protein produces the protein MYTSIYDRIDMIKKKFSTSQPELVEMFRKCYPNTLETTVELLSDNTTFVITGDIPAMWLRDSSAQVRPYIAASREDEDLQRMIRGLIHRQAQYILLDPYANAFNKEPDGSGHQTDITEMGPHIWERKFELDSLCYPVQLAKDYWEATRDTKLFNDTLHEALCLIVQTMQTEQHHNEKSPYSFERSAEHRVLPSDTIPFRGRGTRTNYTGMIWSGFRPSDDACKFGFLVPANMFAVVVLGHIIEFATEIYLDFELESYARQLRDEIEFGIQTYGIFHHPFHGPIYAYEIDGFGNYNLMDDANVPSLLSIPYLGYRAADDSVYRNTRAFVLSQNNPYYYEGKYARGVGSPHTPEGYVWHIGLIIQGLTSVYQDERDEIIQMLLQTTAETGFMHESFDPQQPKTFTRPWFA
- a CDS encoding GntR family transcriptional regulator; the encoded protein is MSVTLYEKIYQAILKDIKSGKLKEGDRIPTELELAEQFNVSRITSKKALGILSNARLIERHRGKGSYVAKVLPDLNQLELSEPQHEAPEPPSHDNWKLIGVILPDFTESFGSKLLRAIELKCAERHIRMILKLTHDSREEEEFSIRSLVKMGVDGLIILPVHGEHYNSELLRLVLDGFPLVLLDRYLKGIPACSVCTNNKKAAYELTQLLTDSGHSHIAFLSTPPENTSTIEDRILGYSEAMLHSGVGVEHQYINTALYSTLPNHQHEGHILKDQLMLRDFIDQHPQITAFVVCEYLLAVNLQKVIQEMQTTRTFEIVCFDSMEHPISSPLFSYVRQDEVTMGHQVVELLNKQWDNKEVPTLSIIEHSLVIKSNR
- a CDS encoding protease inhibitor I9 family protein; this translates as MKLLNRKKIAITLAATIAIGGIISSVDMNTLVFAEKKSSDEVSIQPMHISNELYAKLKNAKVSDKFSCIVTFNSHVDEKEYAALEKNIGKINKELTYSKGMEGFSAKLTKKEIELLNNNSNVSKIKLVSEFLVGKELTIASKLNGNTDGWIGGFADYPEQDKSIYQLNYSHKPMPKELNNKNKALFLSGVNRSDDLFMFVKKNLLKGSKLKPNTTYSVTFDFEIATNASSGLIGVGGSPGESVYVKAGVTTQEPKPQLNKEGFYLMNIDKGDQSEDGKNSLLLGNLAKLKSDDDSYELKTFTNKNNPFIIKTNAKGDLWIFIGTDSGYESKTSIYIPKINVKIREIKM
- a CDS encoding alpha/beta hydrolase family protein; this encodes MRFWEIGFIIVNFVLLAWILFTETGRKRWSIIAMTVAYCLLIVQLTVEGYRWQMIPAYFSPVILTVCFLLKIRKINVRNWLQITVKTLLLCIYLSVAVALPTIMPMFSLPKPNGPFMVGTTLFYWVDHQREQPYTKDPRDRRELMVQIYYPAGDEGEGNREPYLRNAREVGKGLEGDLSIPAFTFSHLDSVKTNAFTEARISNAEKQYPVLLFSHGFNGFRNQNTFEVEELASQGYIVICIDHAYNAAATVYPDGRTAYFQSTNITGFSDGDRHIQLWKDDVAFVLDQVEKLNRGGLDDRFKGKIDTSRIGMFGHSYGGATAAQMLAEDSRINAAIDMDGTLYGAKIKESGIGKPFLLMSAEMSEDDSDEFSIEEKHRKKCALAGGGMSLIIPNTDHTSFSDFHLMSPLLRSPGEDPRYVHRIINEFSLAFFDLYVKQGGNISALEKLSEKYPEVNFKVN
- a CDS encoding TetR/AcrR family transcriptional regulator; the protein is MKERIAKTAIVLFHEKGIKFTMSDLAHDLGVSKSTLYEHFPSKDELIGYVIQQVNEETERRFREVIQDSNLTIPEKLKGILLIVPHDFQNSYVRLLVELRRYYPERWREMEQAINDEWDIITSLIEKGIHSGDFRPMDIPSLIQTLNLLMTSIFDQRNIASSQITVQQSLSMIVDIILHGIVKQD